Proteins encoded within one genomic window of Ptiloglossa arizonensis isolate GNS036 chromosome 3, iyPtiAriz1_principal, whole genome shotgun sequence:
- the LOC143144116 gene encoding MAP kinase-interacting serine/threonine-protein kinase 1, translating to MVEKILEEREDGCQEVGREDATCRDTVNTTGESMSAVQARQEEARRKRRRKKRSGSSFMSSCFQELYRLTGEVLGEGAYASVQTCRSLFTDLEYAVKIIDKIPGHARARVFKEVETFHHCQGHPNIIQLIEFFEDEEKFYLVFEKVNGGQLLSRIQEKIHFSEREASQIIKEIASALNFLHKKGIAHRDLKPENILCVYPDKLTPIKLCDFDLGSGIKFNNSLSSPVATPQLLTPVGSADFMAPEVVEAFIGEANYYDKRCDLWSLGVIMYILLCGYPPFYGNCGTNCGWERGENCQACQELLFTSIQEGRYEFPDSEWRCISEDAKDLIRSLLVKEAHQRLSAEGILKHPWITPGPSSVENTEKSLTTPHIIRRNNSARELSAFAESAMAVNRVVLQHFSVNLEDLTENREPRLSTSSTDEDNHPYGHMSDSSSELSEHSKLYATHSSSEFDANSRQKCYSVRSSIDLTDSKTIGKNRLVGKDSSLHQLFGLSPPSESRLLQRRLKARSDLLERQTSKAVIASPSG from the exons AGGATGCAACTTGCCGAGACACTGTGAATACAACGGGAGAATCTATGAGCGCGGTGCAAGCTCGGCAAGAGGAAGCCAGGCGTAAAAGACGCAGGAAGAAGCGTTCTGGATCGTCCTTTATGTCTTCTTGCTTTCAAG AACTGTACAGATTGACCGGCGAAGTTCTTGGAGAGGGTGCTTACGCCTCGGTTCAGACTTGTAGGTCGCTTTTCACGGATCTGGAATATGCCGTTAAAATAATCGACAAAATTCCCGGTCATGCGCGTGCCCGTGTATTCAAAGAGGTTGAAACGTTCCATCATTGTCAGGGACATCCAAATATTATTCAATTGATCGAATTCTTCGAAGACGAAGAGAAATTTTATCTGGTATTCGAGAAGGTGAACGGTGGTCAGTTGCTGAGCCGAATTCAAGAAAAAATTCACTTCAGCGAACGGGAAGCGAGTCAAATAATCAAGGAGATCGCTAGTGCGCTAAATTTCCTTCACAAGAAAG GTATCGCCCATAGGGATCTGAAGCCCGAGAACATCTTGTGCGTGTATCCGGACAAATTGACACCGATCAAATTATGCGACTTTGATCTTGGTTCGGGCATCAAGTTCAACAACTCGCTCTCCAGTCCCGTAGCGACACCGCAACTTTTGACACCCGTCGGAAGCGCAGATTTCATGGCACCGGAAGTCGTGGAGGCTTTCATCGGGGAAGCCAATTATTACGACAAGCGTTGCGATCTCTGGAGTCTCGGTGTCATCATGTACATTCTCCTTTGCGGTTATCCACCTTTCTACGGGAATTGCGGCACCAATTGCGGCTGGGAGAGGGGAGAAAACTGTCAAGCTTGCCAAGAGCTCCTGTTCACCAGTATTCAGGAGGGCAGGTACGAGTTCCCGGACAGCGAATGGAGATGCATTTCGGAggatgcgaaagatttgatcaGAAGCTTACTGGTGAAAGAAGCCCATCAAAGGCTGAGCGCTGAAGGGATACTGAAGCATCCGTGGATCACTCCGGGTCCAAGTTCGGTCGAGAACACTGAGAAATCTCTCACGACCCCTCATATTATCAG GAGGAATAATTCCGCGAGGGAACTCTCAGCGTTTGCAGAATCGGCAATGGCTGTGAATCGTGTGGTACTTCAACACTTCTCCGTGAATCTGGAGGACTTGACGGAGAACAGAGAGCCGCGATTGTCGACTTCGTCCACCGACGAAGACAACCATCCTTACGGGCACATGTCCGATTCGAGCAGCGAACTTTCGGAGCACAGTAAGCTATACGCGACTCATTCCTCCAGCGAGTTCGACGCGAACTCGCGTCAAAAATGTTATTCGGttcgttcgagcatcgatcTGACCGATTCGAAGACCATCGGGAAGAATCGGTTGGTCGGTAAGGATTCCTCGTTGCATCAATTGTTCGGTCTGTCACCGCCTAGCGAGAGTCGCTTGCTCCAACGTCGTTTGAAGGCGCGATCGGATCTGCTCGAACGTCAAACGAGCAAAGCAGTGATCGCATCCCCGAGTGGCTGA